The Clostridium chauvoei genome has a window encoding:
- the agaB gene encoding PTS galactosamine transporter subunit IIB, producing MPNILLTRVDNRLIHGQVGVTWVNHLGANLILVANDKVSADPVQQSLMDMVVPDAIQTRFFSIEKTIKVINKASAKQKIFLVCKTPQDALRLVEGGVPIKEINIGNMHFSEGKEQISSTVSIDEDDKKTLRKLIDLGVKVEQRRVPDERPEIDIAKFV from the coding sequence ATGCCAAACATATTATTAACAAGAGTAGATAATCGTTTAATTCATGGACAAGTAGGAGTAACTTGGGTAAATCATTTAGGAGCAAATTTAATTTTAGTTGCTAATGATAAAGTTTCTGCAGATCCAGTACAACAAAGTTTAATGGATATGGTAGTTCCGGATGCAATTCAAACAAGATTTTTCTCAATAGAAAAAACTATAAAAGTAATAAATAAAGCATCTGCTAAGCAAAAGATTTTCTTAGTATGTAAAACACCTCAAGATGCATTAAGATTAGTAGAAGGTGGAGTTCCAATAAAAGAAATTAATATTGGAAATATGCATTTTAGTGAAGGAAAAGAACAAATATCTTCAACAGTTTCAATTGATGAAGATGATAAGAAGACTTTAAGAAAGCTTATCGATTTAGGAGTTAAAGTAGAACAAAGAAGAGTTCCTGATGAAAGACCTGAAATTGATATAGCAAAATTTGTTTAG
- the agaW gene encoding PTS N-acetylgalactosamine transporter subunit IIC has protein sequence MFVQALLIAIWAGIAGIDMFDGLTHIHRPIVTGLIVGLILGDMKTGLIVGATLELVWMGMVPLAGAQPPNVVIGGIIGTSLAIIGKLDAQAAVGLAVPFAVAAQAGITLLFTAFSPIMHKADKYAEEANTNGINKINYLGLVILFVSYFICAFLPIYFGSDKAAEIVQMIPQPIIDGLSVAGGIMPAIGFAMLLKIMLKKEYITFLLGGFLLVTYFKIPILALALIGLCIALYDYHNSKNNQTVQVVKEEFEDGI, from the coding sequence ATGTTTGTTCAAGCACTATTAATCGCTATTTGGGCTGGTATAGCTGGTATCGATATGTTCGATGGATTAACCCACATACACAGACCAATAGTAACAGGACTTATTGTAGGACTTATTTTAGGAGACATGAAAACAGGACTTATTGTCGGTGCAACTTTAGAACTTGTATGGATGGGTATGGTACCATTAGCTGGTGCACAACCACCAAACGTTGTTATTGGAGGGATAATTGGTACAAGCTTAGCTATTATAGGTAAACTTGATGCCCAAGCAGCTGTAGGTTTAGCAGTTCCATTTGCAGTAGCTGCTCAAGCTGGTATAACATTACTATTTACTGCTTTCTCACCAATAATGCACAAAGCTGATAAATATGCAGAAGAAGCTAATACTAATGGAATAAATAAAATAAATTATTTAGGATTAGTTATCTTATTTGTATCATATTTTATCTGTGCATTCTTACCAATTTATTTTGGTTCAGACAAAGCAGCAGAAATAGTTCAAATGATACCACAACCAATTATAGATGGCTTATCAGTAGCAGGTGGAATTATGCCAGCTATCGGATTTGCAATGCTATTAAAGATAATGTTAAAGAAAGAATACATTACTTTCCTATTAGGTGGATTCTTACTAGTTACTTACTTTAAGATTCCAATCTTAGCACTTGCTTTAATTGGATTATGTATAGCACTTTATGATTATCACAATTCAAAGAATAATCAAACAGTACAAGTAGTAAAGGAGGAGTTTGAAGATGGAATCTAA
- a CDS encoding PTS system mannose/fructose/sorbose family transporter subunit IID, protein MESNLGYKNPSTDKVITKKDLNAMAWKSLFLQASFNYERMQACGWLYSLLPGLKKIHTNKEDLSASMKDHLEFFNTHPFLVTFIMGLIIAMEENKEDRNTIRAIKVATMGPLGGIGDALFWLTALPICAGIGASLAKEGNVAGPIIFLVLFNIIHFGLRFFLMNYGYNTGVKAVATLKEQTKKISHAASIVGLTVVGGLIASMVNLKTTLVITAGQAEVVLQEGVLDAVMPNLLPLAYTFLMYSLLKKGKSPVMLILFTIVFGIAGKFLGIL, encoded by the coding sequence ATGGAATCTAATTTAGGATATAAGAATCCGAGTACAGATAAAGTTATAACTAAAAAAGATCTTAATGCAATGGCATGGAAATCATTATTTCTACAAGCATCATTTAACTATGAAAGAATGCAAGCTTGTGGATGGCTATACTCCTTACTACCAGGATTAAAGAAGATTCATACAAATAAAGAAGATCTTTCAGCTTCAATGAAAGATCATCTTGAATTCTTTAATACACATCCATTCTTAGTAACATTCATTATGGGACTAATAATAGCAATGGAAGAAAATAAAGAAGATAGAAATACTATAAGAGCAATCAAGGTTGCAACAATGGGACCTCTTGGAGGTATCGGTGATGCATTATTCTGGTTAACAGCTTTACCAATATGCGCTGGTATCGGAGCATCATTAGCAAAAGAAGGTAATGTTGCAGGTCCGATTATATTCTTAGTATTATTCAATATTATACATTTTGGTTTAAGATTCTTCTTAATGAACTATGGTTACAATACTGGTGTTAAAGCTGTAGCAACATTAAAAGAACAAACTAAGAAGATATCACATGCTGCTTCAATTGTTGGATTAACAGTTGTTGGAGGATTAATAGCTTCAATGGTTAACTTAAAGACTACTTTAGTTATAACAGCTGGGCAAGCTGAAGTTGTTCTTCAAGAAGGGGTTTTAGATGCAGTAATGCCAAACCTTTTACCATTAGCATATACTTTCTTAATGTATTCTTTACTTAAGAAGGGTAAATCACCAGTTATGCTAATATTATTTACAATAGTATTTGGTATAGCAGGTAAATTCTTAGGAATATTATAA
- a CDS encoding GntR family transcriptional regulator — MGVIDKSSRIPLYLQLMDILIENIDKNLEEHQQIISEREICETYDVSRTTVRQALDELERDGYIYKVHGKGTFVSPKRLNQDLMSFYSFTEEMKKIGKEPTSEVIGFEIIHTDEKLSRIFKIKETDLLYKITRIRKADNIPMMYEITYLPFERFEGLTKAELEKSPMYDVLIGKFLAKLTAAEEYFEPILTNKLESIYLDINEGEPSLKIERFTYENSKLVEYTIGVARGDKFKYRVQLKNN, encoded by the coding sequence ATGGGAGTTATTGATAAAAGCTCAAGGATACCATTGTATTTACAATTAATGGATATACTTATAGAAAATATCGATAAGAACCTAGAAGAACATCAACAAATTATTTCAGAAAGAGAGATATGTGAAACATACGATGTTAGTAGAACTACAGTGAGACAGGCTTTAGATGAACTTGAAAGAGATGGATATATATATAAGGTTCATGGAAAAGGAACTTTTGTATCACCAAAAAGGTTAAATCAAGACTTAATGTCATTTTATTCTTTTACAGAAGAGATGAAAAAGATTGGTAAAGAACCTACTTCAGAGGTTATTGGATTTGAAATAATACATACAGATGAAAAGTTATCTCGTATTTTTAAAATAAAAGAGACAGATCTACTGTATAAAATTACAAGAATAAGAAAAGCAGACAATATTCCAATGATGTATGAAATAACATATTTACCGTTTGAGAGATTTGAAGGGTTAACAAAGGCTGAATTAGAAAAATCACCTATGTATGATGTTTTAATAGGAAAATTTTTAGCTAAATTAACAGCAGCTGAAGAGTATTTTGAACCTATACTTACTAATAAACTAGAAAGTATATATTTAGATATAAATGAAGGAGAACCGAGTTTGAAAATCGAAAGATTTACTTATGAAAATAGTAAATTAGTAGAATATACTATTGGTGTGGCTAGAGGCGATAAGTTTAAATATAGAGTTCAATTAAAAAATAATTAG
- a CDS encoding SIS domain-containing protein, whose protein sequence is MFFGLTKERLQEIGATFTATEVRQQPETWRKTYEIIKENKENIENFLKKNLKANTRIILTGAGTSDYVGDTIYLYLAKKLKVRVEAIATTDLVSNPHEFVEEDTPTILVSYARSGNSPESVGAYEVFEKNVKNITQLVITCNKGGQLAKKATQNEKNLCLLMPEESNDKSFAMTSSFSCMLLASLLVFDIENIEENKKYVNTVINQGNYILDNKWEDIKSLVELGCERVVYLGSGALKGLCQEMALKNLELTSGKTITVCESVLGFRHGPKSIINDNTLVIFMNSTNEYTNLYDMDLIKEIHGDVGKHKLAVISYKDNEELNNLCDKYLSINGAEVPEIYTVFNYMLFGQMFGLFSSLNLGISPDNPRPDGTVNRVVKGVIIHPYSK, encoded by the coding sequence ATGTTTTTTGGTTTGACAAAAGAAAGATTACAAGAAATAGGAGCAACTTTTACAGCTACAGAGGTTAGACAGCAACCTGAAACTTGGAGAAAGACTTATGAAATAATAAAGGAAAATAAAGAGAATATAGAAAACTTTTTAAAGAAGAATTTAAAGGCTAATACAAGAATAATATTAACGGGAGCAGGTACTTCTGATTATGTAGGAGATACAATATATCTGTATTTAGCTAAAAAATTAAAGGTAAGAGTTGAAGCTATTGCAACAACAGATTTAGTGTCCAATCCTCATGAGTTTGTTGAAGAAGATACGCCAACTATCTTAGTATCCTATGCAAGATCAGGAAATAGTCCAGAAAGTGTTGGAGCTTATGAAGTTTTTGAAAAGAATGTTAAAAATATAACACAACTGGTAATTACGTGTAATAAGGGAGGGCAACTTGCTAAAAAGGCTACACAAAATGAAAAAAATCTTTGTTTACTTATGCCAGAAGAATCAAATGATAAGAGTTTTGCTATGACAAGTTCATTTAGCTGTATGCTACTTGCATCATTATTAGTTTTTGATATTGAAAATATTGAAGAAAACAAAAAATACGTTAATACAGTAATTAATCAAGGAAATTATATTTTAGATAACAAATGGGAAGATATTAAATCATTAGTAGAACTAGGATGTGAAAGAGTAGTTTATTTAGGCTCAGGAGCCTTAAAAGGACTTTGTCAAGAAATGGCTCTTAAGAACTTAGAATTAACAAGTGGAAAAACAATAACTGTTTGTGAGTCAGTATTAGGATTTAGACATGGCCCAAAATCAATAATAAATGATAATACATTAGTGATATTTATGAATTCAACTAATGAATATACAAACCTTTATGATATGGACTTAATAAAAGAAATTCATGGAGATGTAGGAAAACATAAATTAGCAGTTATTAGTTATAAAGATAATGAGGAACTAAACAATTTATGTGACAAATATTTAAGTATAAATGGTGCAGAAGTTCCAGAAATTTATACAGTATTTAATTATATGTTATTTGGTCAAATGTTTGGTTTATTTAGTTCATTAAACCTTGGAATTTCACCAGATAACCCAAGACCAGATGGAACAGTTAATAGAGTAGTAAAAGGTGTAATTATACATCCATATAGCAAATAG
- the agaF gene encoding PTS galactosamine/N-acetylgalactosamine transporter subunit IIA has protein sequence MVGLIVTGHGNFATGLLSSLKLIAGEQENLIGVDFTVDDNTETLEVKLRNAINTLGEEIVVLSDLAGGSPFKVSVVLSQQLQDKKIRVISGTNLGMILEVSLCREGMAADELVDFAINSGKSAIKAFEIKVEEETEEDEFDGI, from the coding sequence ATGGTAGGGCTAATAGTAACAGGGCATGGAAATTTTGCAACAGGACTTTTAAGTTCATTGAAATTAATTGCAGGAGAACAAGAAAATTTAATTGGAGTAGATTTTACAGTAGATGATAATACAGAAACTTTAGAAGTAAAGTTAAGAAATGCAATTAATACATTAGGAGAAGAAATAGTAGTGCTTTCAGACTTAGCAGGGGGGTCTCCTTTTAAGGTATCTGTTGTATTAAGTCAACAATTACAAGATAAAAAAATTAGAGTAATTTCAGGAACTAACCTAGGAATGATACTTGAAGTTTCATTATGCAGAGAAGGTATGGCTGCAGATGAGTTAGTGGATTTTGCTATTAATTCAGGTAAGAGTGCAATCAAAGCATTTGAAATTAAAGTAGAAGAAGAAACAGAAGAAGACGAATTTGACGGAATTTAA
- a CDS encoding tagatose bisphosphate family class II aldolase encodes MGNILSTREMLKKAQREGYAVPAFNIHNLETLQVVVETAAELKSPVILAGTPSTIVYAGGEYIVAMAEVAAKKYDIPVAIHLDHYEDVDAIKHYVDLGFKSTMIDASHEEYERNIEIVKDVVNYAHRFDATVEAELGRLGGQEDDLVVDEKDAMYTNPEQAKDFVDRTGVDSLAIAIGTAHGLYKGVAKLDFERLKEIRAIVDVPLVLHGASDVPDELVKKAISLGICKVNVATDLKIPFSDAVKKYFIENPEANDPRKYMTPGKEAMKKIVAHKIMVCGSNGRA; translated from the coding sequence ATGGGAAATATTTTATCAACAAGAGAAATGTTAAAAAAAGCACAAAGAGAAGGATATGCTGTACCAGCATTTAATATTCATAACTTAGAAACACTTCAAGTTGTTGTAGAAACAGCAGCAGAATTAAAATCACCAGTTATATTAGCTGGTACACCATCAACAATAGTATATGCTGGTGGAGAGTATATAGTAGCAATGGCTGAAGTTGCAGCCAAAAAGTATGATATTCCAGTAGCTATTCACTTGGATCATTATGAAGATGTTGATGCAATAAAACATTATGTTGACTTAGGATTTAAATCAACTATGATTGATGCTTCACATGAAGAGTATGAAAGAAATATTGAAATAGTTAAAGATGTTGTCAACTATGCACATAGATTCGATGCAACAGTAGAAGCAGAACTTGGAAGACTTGGCGGACAAGAAGATGATTTAGTTGTAGATGAAAAAGATGCAATGTACACAAATCCAGAGCAAGCAAAGGATTTTGTTGATAGAACAGGAGTGGATTCTTTAGCAATAGCTATAGGAACAGCTCATGGATTATATAAAGGGGTAGCTAAATTAGATTTTGAAAGACTAAAAGAAATTAGAGCTATAGTAGATGTTCCACTAGTATTACATGGGGCTTCAGATGTTCCAGATGAGTTAGTAAAAAAAGCTATTTCACTTGGAATATGTAAAGTAAATGTAGCAACTGATTTAAAGATACCTTTTTCAGATGCTGTTAAGAAATATTTTATAGAAAACCCAGAAGCTAATGATCCAAGAAAATATATGACACCTGGTAAAGAAGCAATGAAGAAAATAGTTGCACATAAAATAATGGTATGTGGAAGTAACGGCAGAGCTTAA
- a CDS encoding class II D-tagatose-bisphosphate aldolase, non-catalytic subunit, protein MVHPIKEIVTRYKNGENVGIFSVCSSNKYVIEAAMERLKDKDMCLLVESTANQVDQFGGYTGMKPKDFVKYIHELAEKNNFPIERIILGGDHLGPLTWTKIAPIEAMENAKDLIREYVLAGFTKIHIDTSMPLKGDIEKGIFGDSLIANRASILCKVAEESYLELLEQEENAIHPVYVIGSEVPIPGGAQGEEEEEEGIVVTKVSNFRNTINTFKEAFESFGVGLAWDYVVGVVVQPGVEFGSDHVWGYNREAAKELTEAISEYPELVFEAHSTDYQTPKALKEMVEDGYIILKVGPALTFGFREGVFALNAIENELFKYNSDKELSKFMEILEFSMIKEPKDWKNHYSGTSEKIKLDRKYSLSDRCRYYMPKENVNFALEKLLDNLNGVEIPITLVSQFMHNQYKKIRDGELELTAESLLKDRIGEYIDDYIFATEEAKVLQTI, encoded by the coding sequence ATGGTACATCCTATTAAGGAGATAGTAACTAGGTATAAAAATGGGGAAAATGTGGGGATTTTCTCAGTATGTTCTTCAAATAAATATGTAATTGAAGCTGCTATGGAGAGATTAAAGGATAAGGATATGTGTCTTTTAGTTGAATCAACTGCAAATCAAGTTGATCAATTTGGTGGTTATACAGGAATGAAACCAAAGGATTTTGTTAAGTATATTCATGAGTTAGCAGAAAAAAATAATTTTCCAATAGAAAGAATAATTCTTGGGGGAGACCATTTAGGCCCATTAACATGGACAAAGATTGCTCCTATAGAAGCTATGGAAAATGCTAAAGATTTAATTAGAGAGTATGTACTAGCAGGGTTCACTAAAATTCATATAGATACAAGTATGCCTTTGAAGGGCGATATAGAGAAGGGAATCTTTGGTGATTCATTAATAGCAAATAGAGCTTCTATTCTATGCAAAGTAGCAGAAGAATCATATTTAGAACTATTAGAACAAGAAGAAAATGCTATACATCCAGTATACGTAATAGGAAGTGAAGTTCCTATTCCAGGAGGAGCTCAAGGAGAAGAAGAGGAAGAAGAAGGAATTGTAGTAACTAAAGTTAGTAACTTTAGAAACACTATAAATACTTTTAAAGAAGCTTTTGAAAGCTTTGGTGTTGGCTTAGCTTGGGATTATGTTGTAGGTGTAGTTGTACAACCAGGTGTAGAATTTGGTAGTGATCATGTTTGGGGTTACAATAGAGAAGCAGCTAAAGAATTAACAGAAGCAATTTCAGAATACCCTGAATTAGTATTTGAAGCACATTCTACTGATTATCAAACTCCTAAAGCTTTAAAAGAAATGGTGGAAGATGGCTATATAATTCTAAAAGTAGGACCAGCTTTAACCTTTGGATTTAGAGAAGGTGTATTTGCCTTAAATGCTATAGAAAATGAGTTGTTTAAATATAACTCAGATAAAGAATTATCAAAATTTATGGAAATACTTGAGTTTAGTATGATAAAGGAACCTAAAGATTGGAAGAACCATTACTCAGGAACTAGTGAAAAAATTAAACTTGATAGAAAATATAGTCTATCAGATAGATGTAGATACTATATGCCAAAAGAAAATGTTAACTTTGCTTTAGAAAAATTATTGGATAATCTAAATGGAGTAGAAATTCCAATAACTTTAGTAAGTCAATTTATGCACAATCAATATAAGAAGATAAGAGATGGTGAATTAGAACTTACAGCAGAAAGTCTATTAAAAGATAGAATAGGTGAGTATATAGATGATTATATATTTGCTACTGAAGAAGCAAAAGTATTACAAACAATTTAG
- a CDS encoding 4Fe-4S dicluster domain-containing protein, whose translation MFQFESQLKKLKHEVLTEVAKLAKADKVTPEEIEKIPYEVIKGDKARYRCCVYKERAIVLERAKLAAGCLANGDNMIEEFVDIQEDDQIIYVIEAACDRCPINKYSVTDSCRNCLAHKCKEACNFGAISYVAGRAYINQEICKECGMCQKACPYDAISEVMRPCKKVCPTAAIEISPEDRRAVIKEEKCVNCGACMSACPFGAISDKSLIVPVAKNLAKGEKVYAVVAPAITGQFGMKTTYGQIKNAIKKLGFIDMVEAACGADAVTVHESNEFIERMENGDNYMTNSCCPGFLSYVEKMFPSEIGKVSGTVSPMVAAGRYIKHMDPEAKVVFIGPCTAKKSEAVRESVKDAVDYVLTFEELLALFDAFEIELEKCEEEIVDDASIYGRGFGAHGGLTAAIQNYIRGKGLEADFRPVKASGGVEIKKAMTMAKIGKLQGNFIEGMICEGGCINGAGTVVTSMKAKASFNKTNAQATKKAVLDNDKLEEYNNLNLERE comes from the coding sequence ATGTTTCAATTTGAAAGTCAATTAAAAAAGCTTAAGCATGAAGTGTTAACAGAGGTAGCAAAGCTTGCTAAAGCAGATAAAGTTACTCCAGAAGAAATTGAAAAAATTCCTTATGAAGTAATTAAAGGGGATAAGGCTAGATATAGATGTTGTGTGTATAAAGAAAGAGCAATTGTATTAGAAAGAGCAAAACTAGCTGCTGGATGTTTAGCTAATGGGGATAATATGATTGAAGAATTTGTAGATATACAAGAAGATGATCAAATAATATATGTTATTGAGGCTGCTTGTGATAGATGTCCAATAAATAAATATAGCGTAACGGATTCTTGTAGAAATTGTTTAGCTCATAAATGTAAAGAAGCTTGTAATTTTGGAGCAATATCTTATGTTGCAGGAAGAGCATATATAAACCAGGAAATATGTAAAGAATGTGGAATGTGTCAAAAAGCATGTCCGTATGATGCTATTTCAGAAGTTATGAGACCTTGTAAAAAGGTTTGTCCAACAGCTGCTATAGAAATAAGCCCAGAAGATAGACGAGCAGTCATAAAGGAAGAAAAGTGTGTTAATTGTGGAGCTTGTATGTCAGCATGTCCATTTGGAGCTATATCAGATAAAAGTTTAATAGTTCCAGTTGCTAAGAATTTAGCAAAAGGAGAAAAAGTATACGCAGTAGTTGCGCCAGCTATAACTGGTCAATTTGGTATGAAAACTACTTATGGACAAATCAAAAATGCAATAAAAAAATTAGGATTTATAGATATGGTTGAAGCGGCATGTGGAGCAGATGCGGTAACAGTTCATGAGAGTAATGAGTTTATTGAGAGGATGGAAAATGGAGACAACTATATGACAAACTCATGTTGTCCTGGATTCTTAAGCTATGTTGAAAAAATGTTCCCTTCAGAAATAGGAAAAGTATCAGGGACAGTATCGCCTATGGTAGCAGCAGGAAGATATATAAAACATATGGATCCTGAAGCTAAGGTAGTATTTATTGGACCTTGTACAGCAAAGAAAAGTGAAGCTGTGAGAGAGTCAGTAAAAGATGCTGTAGATTATGTATTAACATTTGAAGAATTATTAGCATTATTTGATGCTTTTGAAATAGAATTAGAAAAATGTGAAGAAGAGATTGTTGATGATGCATCAATATATGGAAGAGGATTTGGTGCTCATGGTGGATTAACAGCTGCAATACAAAACTATATTAGAGGAAAAGGCTTAGAAGCAGATTTTAGACCAGTAAAAGCATCTGGTGGAGTAGAAATTAAAAAAGCAATGACAATGGCTAAAATAGGAAAGCTTCAAGGAAACTTCATTGAAGGTATGATATGTGAAGGTGGATGTATAAATGGGGCAGGTACAGTAGTTACATCTATGAAAGCAAAAGCTTCATTTAATAAGACTAATGCACAAGCAACTAAAAAAGCGGTTTTAGATAATGATAAGTTAGAAGAGTATAATAATTTAAATTTAGAGAGAGAATAA